Genomic segment of Nitrospirota bacterium:
AGCGAGTTCGAGACAGTCGACCTGGACGTCTTCCTCGGCGAATTCCACCGGTTTCTGAGAAGGATCATCCCCGAAAACATCCTGATTACCGTGGAGACGGCCCCCGGGACATACAGGGTGCGGGCGGACCTTACCAAGATGCAGCAGGTCCTCGTAAACCTCGCCGTCAACGCCCGGGACGCCATGCCCAAGGGAGGGAGGCTCGCCTTCGCCCTCTCCCGGATGGACCTGCGGGAGGGCGAGGCGCCTCCCTTCCCGGCCATGACCGCCGGCAACTGGGTGGTCCTCGAGGTCTCCGACACGGGCGAGGGCGTTCCGGCCTCGGTTCTCCCCCACATCTATGAGCCCTTCTACACCACGAAAGGACCGGGGAGGGGGACCGGCCTGGGCCTGGCCCAGGTCTACGGCATCGTCAAGCAGCACGAGGGCTTCATCGACGTCAGGACCCAGCGGGGCACGGGCACGAGCTTTTTCATCTACCTGCCGGAGGAGAAGGACCTCTCCGCTCCGGCGGCGGCCGCCGCGGAGGCCGGCGCGGCGCCCAGGGGCCGGGGAGAGACCGTCCTGGTGGTGGAGGACGACGCGATGGTCCGCGACCTCGTCCGGAAGGTCCTGGTCGAGCAGGGCTACAGGGTCCTTGCCGCCGGGGACGGCGCGGAGGCCCTGGAGGTCTTCGCCGCACATCAGGACGAGATACGCCTCGTGGTCACCGACGTCGTCATGCCCGACATAGACGGCATCGCCATGAGCGCGCAGATGACGGCCCGGAAGCCGGAGCTGAGGGTCGTGGCGGTGAGCGGCTATCCCATGATACGGGAGAAGGAGCGCCTGCGGGAGGCCGGCATCCGGGAGTGGGTGGAAAAGCCCTTCCAGGCGAAGGACCTCCTGCGGGTCGTCCACGGGGTGCTCACCGCCGGGGCGTAGCGCGCGCTCAGGGCTGCCGGAGTTTCCGGAGGAGGTCCCGCTCCTTCCGCCTCATGCGGCGGGCCTGCTCCGGCGAGGCTTCGTGCTCGTAACCCAGCAGGTGCAGAAGCCCGTGCACCAGAAGGCGCCTCAGTTCCTCCTCAAGGGCAACCCCCTGCTCCCTCGCCTGCTCCTCGGCGCGCACGGGGTTTATGACGACGTCCCCCAGGAGGATCTCGCTTTCCACGGGGAAGCCCCGGGACAGGTCGTGCAGGGGGAAGGAGAGGACGTCGGTGGCGTGGTCCCGGCCGCGGTAGGTGCGGTTCAACTGCCGCACCCGCTCGGGACCGGCCAGAAGGACGCTAAGTTCTGTCCTTTGTAGTCCAAGCAGGCTGAGGGCCTTCAGGCTGTCCGTCTCGAGCCGCTTTCTGTCGAGCTTTATCTTCCTTTGGCGGTTGCTTATGCTTACCTTCGCCATCGCCGCCTTCCCTGTTGAACTCGAATCCCGGATAGTCCACCCTCTTGTGCAGGATGCCGGTGAGGATGCGGGTGAACCGGGACTTGATGACGTGGATGTCCTTGAGGGTGAGCTCGCACTCGTCGAGCTGGCCCTCGAGGAATATGTGGTTGATGATCTTGTCCACCAGGGCCGAAATCCGCGAGGGCGTGGGGTCGTTGAGCACGCGGGAGGCGGCCTCCACGGCGTCGGCCATCATGATGAGGGCGGCGATGCGCGTCTGGGGCTTCGGGCCGGGGTACTTGTACTCCTGCTCGGAGAGCTCGGTGCTGCTGGGCTGGCCCTTGGCCTTCTCGTAGAAGTAGGTGATAAGGGCGTTGCCGTGGTGCTGCTTGATGATGTCTATGACCTCCTCGGGGAGCTTGTGCACGGCGGCGAGCTCGACTCCCTCCTTGACGTGGGAGGTGAGGATCATGCTGGACATGTGGGGGGTAAGCTTCTCGTGCTTGCTCACACCCATGGGCTGGTTCTCGATGAAGTACTCCGGCATCTTCACTTTCCCGATGTCGTGGTAGTACGCGCCCACCCGGGCCAGGAGGGGATTGACCCCGACGTCCTCGGCGCAGGCCTCCACCAGGTTGCCCACGATGATGCTGTGGTGGTAGGTTCCCGGCGCGCTTATCATCAGGCTCTTCATCAGCGGCTGATCCAGGTCCAGAAGCTCCAGGAGGCTGATGTCCGTGGTCACCTTGAAAACGCTCTCCAGGATGGGCAGGGCCAGGGAGACCGTGGCCACCACGGCCACCGAGCAGGCGACGGCCATGGCCGCCCCCAGGGGGGCGGTGGCCGTGAAAAGTTCGCCGTGGAAAAGAAGCAGGGTGACCAGGGCCAGAAGGTTGGCCGCGAGGACGTAGATTCCGCCCCAGAGGATGGCGGTCCTCTTCTTGCAGCGTATCATGCTGAAGGCCGCGGTCAGGCTCCCCAGGAAGACGTAGACGGCGAAACCGGCGTCCTGCTGCCAGAGTCCGCCCAGGAGGCTCACCACCAGGGAGAAGGCCAGCGCCGTGTGGAAATCGAACAGCAGGGCCACCAGCATGGCCCCGGCGGCTAGGGGTATCCCGTAGGAGATGGCCCCGGCGGCCTCGATGTCAAACCCCTTGGACAGGCCCAGAAGCGTCTGCTCGGCGAGCCATCCCAGCCACAGGGTGCCCACCACCATTATCCCCAGCAGGAGGAGCATCCGCCTCTTCCTGAGCCATGGGGGCTGGTACCTCACGATGTCCCGGTACAGGGTGAAGACGAGGAGCCCCGAGACCAGCAGCGCCCCGAAGAACCGCTCCACGTCCCACGTCCTCTGCATGGTGAGGGAGACAAGGAGGGCCAGTCCCGCCAGGGCGAGGTACGGCTTATATTTCTTCGCCGGGGGCGCGGCCGTCTGAGCCGCCTTGCTCTCCGTCTTCCTCTTTATGCCGTTTTTCGAATCTGTCATATGCTTCCACTATCTCCTGCACCAGCCGGTGACGGACCACGTCTTTTCCGGAGAAGTATACAACTTTTATCCCCTCGACGGCACCCAGGACGTTCTTGGCCTCGACCAGGCCGGAGACCTTCCCCGGGGGAAGGTCTATCTGCGTGATGTCTCCCGTAATGACCGTCTTGGAGTTATACCCCAGGCGGGTGAGGTACATCTTCATCTGCTCCGAGGTCGTGTTTTGCGCCTCGTCGAGGATGATGAAGCTGTCGTTCAGGGTTCTGCCCCGCATGAAGGCCAGGGGGGCGATTTCTATGACCCCCCGCTCGATGAGCCGGTTGGCCTTCTCCAGCTCCATCATGTCGTAGAGGGCGTCGTACAGGGGCCTGAGGTAGGGGTTGACCTTCTCGTAGATGTCCCCCGGGAGAAACCCCAGCTTCTCCCCGGCCTCCACGGCGGGCCGAGCCAAGACGATGCGGTTGACCGTCTTGCCCAAAAGGGCGTTGACCGCCATGGCCATGGCCAGGTACGTCTTGCCCGTGCCGGCCGGACCGATGCCGAAAACCATGTCGTGGGTGCGCATGGCCTTTACGTATTCGGCCTGCATCTTCGTCTTGGGGACGATGTGCCGGCGCTTCGTCGAGACGGCGATGTTGCTCTCGACGAGCCTCTTGACCGATACGTCCTCCCCCTGGGCCATCATGCCCACGACGTAGCGGATGTCGTCGGGGCTCAGGGAGTGTCCCTTCCGGCGCAGGTCCCTCAGCTCGTTGATGAGGTTCACGGCCCTCCGGACGTTGACCTCGTCCCCCCGGAGGATGACCTTGTTCCCCCTGAAGCTGACGGCCACGTCCAGGGCCTGCTCCATTGTCTTGAAACTTCTGCTGAGGTCGCTCTCCAGAAACCCCAGCTCCTGCTCGATGTCGAGCTCCAACTGCTGTACCGTGTCCGTAACGCTGCTCCTATCTCGAAGGGGTCACGAACGCCGCCACCCCCTCGGCTTTTCGTATTGCCAGGGCCGTCAGGCGCGCCTCGTCCTCGCTCTCGTAGCTTCCGACCCGCACCTTGTATATGGGCATCTCCCCGTCCCTGGTGGCAAAGACGTAGGCCTTATAGCCGCTCCTGGCCAGGGCGTCCTTGAGCCCTCTGGCGTCCTTGTCGTTGAGGAACGCCCCCACCTGGACCGTATACTCTCCCTCCGGGGCCGCCTGCTTCGTCTCGGCCGGGTGTTTCTTCGGCGGGGGCAGCCGCTGCCTCCTCGCCCTGGGCACCGCCTGAGGAGCCTCTTCGGCCTCCTCCTCCGAGCCCTCCGGAGCATCCGCCTTCCCGGCATAGAAGGGAGAGTTCTCCGCGTCTTCGGGAAGGGCCGCCGTCCTCGTGCCGGAAAGGGGATCGGGGATGCTCTCTTCGGCGGCTGCGGCAGGACCGGCTTCCTGCGCGGCCGCCTCCAGCACCTGCACCGCCGGGGTGTCCACGGAGGCCCTTCCCACAAAGAAGCCCAGTGC
This window contains:
- a CDS encoding PhoH family protein produces the protein MELDIEQELGFLESDLSRSFKTMEQALDVAVSFRGNKVILRGDEVNVRRAVNLINELRDLRRKGHSLSPDDIRYVVGMMAQGEDVSVKRLVESNIAVSTKRRHIVPKTKMQAEYVKAMRTHDMVFGIGPAGTGKTYLAMAMAVNALLGKTVNRIVLARPAVEAGEKLGFLPGDIYEKVNPYLRPLYDALYDMMELEKANRLIERGVIEIAPLAFMRGRTLNDSFIILDEAQNTTSEQMKMYLTRLGYNSKTVITGDITQIDLPPGKVSGLVEAKNVLGAVEGIKVVYFSGKDVVRHRLVQEIVEAYDRFEKRHKEEDGEQGGSDGRAPGEEI
- a CDS encoding HDIG domain-containing protein yields the protein MTDSKNGIKRKTESKAAQTAAPPAKKYKPYLALAGLALLVSLTMQRTWDVERFFGALLVSGLLVFTLYRDIVRYQPPWLRKRRMLLLLGIMVVGTLWLGWLAEQTLLGLSKGFDIEAAGAISYGIPLAAGAMLVALLFDFHTALAFSLVVSLLGGLWQQDAGFAVYVFLGSLTAAFSMIRCKKRTAILWGGIYVLAANLLALVTLLLFHGELFTATAPLGAAMAVACSVAVVATVSLALPILESVFKVTTDISLLELLDLDQPLMKSLMISAPGTYHHSIIVGNLVEACAEDVGVNPLLARVGAYYHDIGKVKMPEYFIENQPMGVSKHEKLTPHMSSMILTSHVKEGVELAAVHKLPEEVIDIIKQHHGNALITYFYEKAKGQPSSTELSEQEYKYPGPKPQTRIAALIMMADAVEAASRVLNDPTPSRISALVDKIINHIFLEGQLDECELTLKDIHVIKSRFTRILTGILHKRVDYPGFEFNREGGDGEGKHKQPPKEDKARQKAARDGQPEGPQPAWTTKDRT
- the ybeY gene encoding rRNA maturation RNase YbeY — translated: MAKVSISNRQRKIKLDRKRLETDSLKALSLLGLQRTELSVLLAGPERVRQLNRTYRGRDHATDVLSFPLHDLSRGFPVESEILLGDVVINPVRAEEQAREQGVALEEELRRLLVHGLLHLLGYEHEASPEQARRMRRKERDLLRKLRQP
- a CDS encoding SPOR domain-containing protein, which gives rise to MYERGNAPARQGGGRGPAVVLVTIVSAASLALGFFVGRASVDTPAVQVLEAAAQEAGPAAAAEESIPDPLSGTRTAALPEDAENSPFYAGKADAPEGSEEEAEEAPQAVPRARRQRLPPPKKHPAETKQAAPEGEYTVQVGAFLNDKDARGLKDALARSGYKAYVFATRDGEMPIYKVRVGSYESEDEARLTALAIRKAEGVAAFVTPSR